Part of the Sinorhizobium sp. BG8 genome, CATGAAAAGCGGTCGGCGCGGATTTCAGAAGAACGAAGTCCGGGTGCGGTCGTTTTTGACGTGTCCCGAACCTCATGTTGAACGAGTGGCCGGATGCGGCCGCATAACGAAGCACCTATTGCCGGATGGCAACTGGAAGCAAGGAGAACAGGCGTGGCACGTATCGCTGGCGTCAACATCCCGACTGCAAAGCGCGTAGTCATCGCGCTGCGCTACATTCACGGGATCGGTCCGAAATTCGCACAGGAGATCATCGAGAAGGTCGGTATTCCGGCTGATCGCCGCGTGCACCAGCTCACGGATGCGGAAATCCTGCAGATCCGTGAAACGATCGACCGCGACTATCAGGTCGAAGGCGACCTGCGTCGTGAGACGGCTATGAACATCAAG contains:
- the rpsM gene encoding 30S ribosomal protein S13; its protein translation is MARIAGVNIPTAKRVVIALRYIHGIGPKFAQEIIEKVGIPADRRVHQLTDAEILQIRETIDRDYQVEGDLRRETAMNIKRLMDLGCYRGLRHRRGLPVRGQRTHTNARTRKGPAKAIAGKKK